The Candidatus Methylomirabilota bacterium genome segment TGGTGTTCATGGTCATGTCGAAGTCGTGGGCCAGCCAGCGCTTGATCCAGATGGCGTACTCCACGTTCTCGATCTCCATGGTGATGCCGATGCGCTTGAGCTGGTTGGCGATGACCGGCGCGCCGGAGACCATGGTCGGAAACGTGGGGATGACCATGCACTTCACGGTGAAGCCGCCGCTCTGCCCGGCCTCCGCCATCAGCTTCTTGGCCTTCTCCACGTCCGGCTTGTAGTACTTCATCCACGCCTCTTCGGGCAGCTGCCACTGCCGCATCGGCGCGGTGGCCGGCGCGGTGAGCCGGCCGAAGCCGGCCGCGGCCACCCGCAGCACCTGGCTGCGGTCCACCGCCCAGCTGATGGCCTGGCGCACCCGCACGTCCTTGAGCGGGCCGCGGGTGGCCGTGATGTTCAGATAGTCGTAGCCGAGGCGCGAGGAGCGGTAGCCGGTGAGGCTCTTCTCGTCCTTGAGCAGGTTGTAGTTCTTGTTGTCCTCGATGAAGGCGTGCTGGATCTGGCCGGTGCGGAGCGCGGCCACGATGTTGGCCTCGTCGGGGATGGTGCGCACGATCAGCTCGTCCACGTAGGGCTGGCCCTTCTTGAAGTAGCCGGGGTGCTTCTTGAGCACGAGCTGCTGCTCCACCTTCCAGTCCGCCAGCATGAACGGCCCGGTCCCCAGCGCGGCCTTGTTGAGGTCGCCGTGCTTCTTGATGCCGGCCTCGCTGATGATGAAGCCCCAGAACCCGCCGAGGGCGGCGAGCAGGCCCGCGAACGGCTCCTTGGTGGTGAACTTCACCGCGTACTTGCCGGCCGGCTCGACCCGGTCGACCGCGATGAAGTCGGACTTGCCCGGGCTCTTCTCGAAGAGGCGATCGAAGGTGAACTTCACGTCTGCCGAGGTCATCTCCTGCCCGTCGTGGAACTTCACGCCCTCACGCAGCCTGAACGTCCAGGCGAGCCCGTCCTTGCTCGTCTCCCACGACTCGGCCAGCTCCGGCCGCGGGGTCATGGTCTCGTCGAAGCGCACCAGCTGGCTGTACATCAGCGGCGAGCGGCGGCTGCGCGAGAGCGCGGGCACCAGCTGGGGGTCGAGCCCGGTGGCCTCGGTGGCCTGCGCCGAGATGAGGGTGCCGCCCGGCTTCGGGGTCTGCGCCGCCGCGGGGCGGCCCACCGCGAGGGCTCCGAGGGTGAGGCCGCCCGCCTTGAGGATCTGGCGACGGGAGAGCCGGAGCGCGTCCGAGGTGTGATCGATCGTCATGGGTTCCTCCTGTGAGCGGGACTACTGGGCACTGGGATCGAGGACATCACGCAGCCCGTCGCCCAGCAGGTTGAAGGCGAGGACGGTGATCATGATCGCGATGCCGGGGAAGACCGAGATCCACGGCGCGGTTTCCAGATAGGTCCGTCCCTCGTTCAGCATGTTGCCCCAGGACGGGGTGGGGGGCTGGGCGGAGAGGCCGAGGTAGCTCAGCGAGGCCTCGATGAGGATCGCCTGCGACAGCGCCACCGTGCCCTGGACCACGAACGGCGAGACCACGTTGGGCAGCACGTGCTTGAGCGCGACCACCCAGCGGGTGGCCCCGAGGGCCCGGATGGCCTCCACGTACTCCTTCTCGCGCTCGGCGAGCACCGGCCCGCGCATGACCCGCGCGAAGAGCGGCACGTACACGATGGCGATGGCGATCACCGCGCTGTTGACGCCGGGACCGCGCATGGCCGCGATGCCGACGGAGAGGAGGAGCCCGGGGATGCTGAAGAAGACGTCGAGGACGCGATTGATCAGGTTGTCCCACGTCCCGCCGAGATACCCCGCGGTGAGCCCGAGCACGCCGCCCATCGCCATCGCCACGCTGATCGAGGTGAGCGCGACGTACAGCGAGATGCGGGCCCCGTGGATCACGCGGCTCAGCACGTCGCGGCCGAAGCGGTCGGTGCCGAAGAGGGCCTTGGCGCCGGGTGGGGCCTCGACCAGGTCGAAGTTCTGCTCGTCGGGATCCTGCGGCGCGATGGAACCGGCGAAGATCGCCACCGCGACGATGAGCGTCACGCACAGCGCGCCCGCGACGACCACGACGCTGTGGGTGACCCGCCGGACCTGGCGACTCCACCGAAGTCGGTGCGGCGCGACGACCGTCGTGCCCAGCACCCCTTCGGACCTGACTTCCACGGGGGAACACTAGGATGGACGCCCGGACGTGTCAAGCGTCGGGCGGTCCATCCCGCGAGCGAAACCGCGAGCGACTACGCGCGGCGGGACGGCGAGGGCGTGAGGCGCTCCAGGATCGTCTTGATCAGCACGGCGGCCGCCGCGGAGCCCGCGGAGGCGAGCAGCCGCTGGCCCACCGTCGGCTCGCTGGCGACGCGCTCGGGACGGTCGATCATGCGACCGACCGCCTCGCGCAGCCGGCCGCCCCGCGCGATGAGGCTGTTGTAGCGGCGCGCGCGCCAGCGCGCGTACAGGAACGAGCCGGCGATCACCGCGCCGGTGGCGAGGAGGCCGGTCGCCACGCCCACGGTGTGGCGACGGAGCTGCAGTCTCACGTCGGTCAGGTCATGGCGCCGCCGGTTCAGCTCGCCCACCAGCGTGCTCAGCTCCCCGCGATGTCCGCGGATCTCTCGCTCGATCGCGCGCGGATCGCGGGCCGGCGCCTCGATCTGGGTCACGCCACCTGTGCCTTGAGCCATTCCCAGTCCTCCTTGAGCGACTTCCGCGTGAGGGTGAGGGCTGCGCGCGGACGGCTGCTCCAGCCCACGACGGCGGTGACGATGCCCGCCGCGAGCACCACCGCGGCCACGACCAGGGCAGCGAGCCAGCCCGCCATGATCTGGGCCAGGGCGAGCACCGCCGCCACCAGCAGCAAGGTCGCCCCCATGAGCACCACCACGCCGCCGACCGCGAGCGCGATCGCCGCGTTGCGTCCCGCGCGCACGTCGCTGGCCAGCTCGGTGCGCGCCAGCTCCACTTCCTTCTGGGCCAGCTCCACCAGTTGCCCGCCGATCTCACCGACCAGGGCTCGGGTGCTGGGCTCGCCGTTTCGCGCATCCGCCCGGGCGCGTGCTTCGTATCGCTGCATGGTCTCCTCCTTGTGCACCAGGCCCGCCAGCAGCTGGGGCTGGGCGTCCAGCGCCCGGCCGAACTGCAGGGCCTTGCGGTACACGATCTGCCAGTCCTCGTATTCGGCGGGAAGCTCCTCGATGCTGCGCGCCAGCTCCCGCAGCCGCACGGTGCCGAGCCCGATCCGCTCCGGTCCTCCCGCGGCCTCCACGGTCTGCCACAGCACCGCGATCTGCCGCTCGATTGCCTGGGCCCGCGCATCGGAAGTCTGCCATACCGAAAGATCGCTCACCGCCTCGATGATCAAGCCCTGCGCCGGCGCCAGCGTCTCGGGGCGGCCCCGGATGAGCAGGCCGCTCGGATAGAGCGCGAGCACCAGATCCCGGCCCTCGAAGTAAGCCAGGTCGGCCGGGATGCGGCTCGCGAAGGCGTCGTGGTCCATCGCGCTCAGCACGCGCAGCGGCGCGGTGAGCCACCAGGGGGGCCGGCGGCGGCGAACCGGCCGACCGTGCTCCTCCATCACCACGGGAATCCGCCGCGTGACCTGACGGTAGGTTGTCGTGTCGGTCAGCAGCGGGACCTGGACGTCCTGCCGGCCGCGGATCACCGAGACCAGCCGGAGCACCGGCACCGTGAACAGCGTGATGAGCAGGGCGGCCGAGAGGCCGATGGTGATCGGGAAGCCCCGGAGGAGACGGGCCGGCCAGCTCCGGCGCGGCTGATCCGGCGGCTGGCGCGCCGCCATCGCGGTGCCCACCGAGAGGGGCACCACGACGGCGAGGGCGATCCAGACCACGCGGACGGTCCACGAGGGCACCCACGACGGCACCGGGACGAAGGCCAGGAGGAACGTGGCGACCTTCGGGAAGGCGATGCCCAGCAGGAGCAGGGGCCACGCTCCGGCGGCGGCGAGCAGCCCCGCGAGGAAGATCTTCTCGGTACCGCTGGCATACCCGAAAATCGCGACGACCGCCCAGTCGAACAGCGCGCTCAGGATCTTCCCGAACGAGCGCCCGATGAAGGCTATCAGCGCCTGGACGATCGCCATGCTCGTGCAAACAAAGCAAGG includes the following:
- a CDS encoding ABC transporter permease is translated as MEVRSEGVLGTTVVAPHRLRWSRQVRRVTHSVVVVAGALCVTLIVAVAIFAGSIAPQDPDEQNFDLVEAPPGAKALFGTDRFGRDVLSRVIHGARISLYVALTSISVAMAMGGVLGLTAGYLGGTWDNLINRVLDVFFSIPGLLLSVGIAAMRGPGVNSAVIAIAIVYVPLFARVMRGPVLAEREKEYVEAIRALGATRWVVALKHVLPNVVSPFVVQGTVALSQAILIEASLSYLGLSAQPPTPSWGNMLNEGRTYLETAPWISVFPGIAIMITVLAFNLLGDGLRDVLDPSAQ
- a CDS encoding ABC transporter substrate-binding protein, with translation MTIDHTSDALRLSRRQILKAGGLTLGALAVGRPAAAQTPKPGGTLISAQATEATGLDPQLVPALSRSRRSPLMYSQLVRFDETMTPRPELAESWETSKDGLAWTFRLREGVKFHDGQEMTSADVKFTFDRLFEKSPGKSDFIAVDRVEPAGKYAVKFTTKEPFAGLLAALGGFWGFIISEAGIKKHGDLNKAALGTGPFMLADWKVEQQLVLKKHPGYFKKGQPYVDELIVRTIPDEANIVAALRTGQIQHAFIEDNKNYNLLKDEKSLTGYRSSRLGYDYLNITATRGPLKDVRVRQAISWAVDRSQVLRVAAAGFGRLTAPATAPMRQWQLPEEAWMKYYKPDVEKAKKLMAEAGQSGGFTVKCMVIPTFPTMVSGAPVIANQLKRIGITMEIENVEYAIWIKRWLAHDFDMTMNTTPGYADPDTAFFRALHSTKGQNWNSWSVPELDALLEDGRRTMDQKKRKEIYDRVQIMILENVPHLWLFSADTIDFTQANVKGFKQHPTTLLYGLDSAWLDKT
- a CDS encoding phage holin family protein; the encoded protein is MAIVQALIAFIGRSFGKILSALFDWAVVAIFGYASGTEKIFLAGLLAAAGAWPLLLLGIAFPKVATFLLAFVPVPSWVPSWTVRVVWIALAVVVPLSVGTAMAARQPPDQPRRSWPARLLRGFPITIGLSAALLITLFTVPVLRLVSVIRGRQDVQVPLLTDTTTYRQVTRRIPVVMEEHGRPVRRRRPPWWLTAPLRVLSAMDHDAFASRIPADLAYFEGRDLVLALYPSGLLIRGRPETLAPAQGLIIEAVSDLSVWQTSDARAQAIERQIAVLWQTVEAAGGPERIGLGTVRLRELARSIEELPAEYEDWQIVYRKALQFGRALDAQPQLLAGLVHKEETMQRYEARARADARNGEPSTRALVGEIGGQLVELAQKEVELARTELASDVRAGRNAAIALAVGGVVVLMGATLLLVAAVLALAQIMAGWLAALVVAAVVLAAGIVTAVVGWSSRPRAALTLTRKSLKEDWEWLKAQVA